The following nucleotide sequence is from Achromobacter spanius.
GGCGGCCTCGCCACGGTATTCGATCAGTTCGTCGTACAGCCGTTCGATTAGTTGCGTGACGCGCATGCCGTCGCGCCCGGCGATTTCTTCCAGCACCTGCCAGAACAATCGCTCCAGCCGCAAGCTGGTCGCCACGCCATGCAGGCGCAGCGAACGGGTTTCGGGCGCGTAGGAATGCTCGCTCGCGCGGATGAAGATTTCACACATATAAGCTCCCGGACCAGGGGCCAGGCGAGCCTGCCCGGCGCGCCTCTCGGACGACCACTTTACGACGTTTGGCGCAGCGCTCGCAACACACCAAGGGGCTTAGGGCCGCGGCATGCGCCCCCCTGGCATGTGGTCGCGGTTGATAAAAATCATGGTGCCGAACGCGCGGGCGGTCGAGCATAGGCAAACTGACCTGACGATGGAGCAGACGATGGAAAAGACCATGAAAGCCGCGGTGGCGCGCGCATTCGGCAAACCCCTGGTGATCGAAGAAGTGGCCGTGCCCCGCCCCGGGCCGGGCGAGCTGCTGGTCAAGATAGAAGCCTGCGGTGTCTGCCACACCGACTTGCACGCGGTGCAGGGCGACTGGCCCGTGAAACCCAATCCCCCCTTCATTCCCGGCCACGAAGGCGTGGGCCATGTGGTTGCGGTGGGCGCTGG
It contains:
- a CDS encoding ribbon-helix-helix domain-containing protein → MCEIFIRASEHSYAPETRSLRLHGVATSLRLERLFWQVLEEIAGRDGMRVTQLIERLYDELIEYRGEAANFTSFLRVCCLRYQLLQADGRIPQDASVPIRSLNPQAVLEGLPASMYDAEPLRAKRRVAA